A genomic region of Roseateles amylovorans contains the following coding sequences:
- a CDS encoding cupin domain-containing protein, producing MAQTLSTLPSEPAPGRGVIPHISSHLAAMPSFFELDKQPMEQVTPLIFRQYVHGTEGSIVKWTFKKGAVVPLHHQPHEQLTWITQGRCEVFSQGRKFVMTAGTFMLFPPNVPHEFHCTEDTVNIDFFAPRRQDWIDGVQPPSAQASAQAAAQAQAEKRP from the coding sequence ATGGCGCAGACCCTGTCCACCCTGCCCAGCGAGCCCGCGCCGGGACGGGGCGTGATTCCCCACATCAGCAGTCACCTGGCCGCCATGCCGTCGTTCTTCGAGCTGGACAAGCAGCCGATGGAGCAGGTCACCCCGCTGATCTTCCGCCAGTACGTCCACGGCACCGAAGGGTCGATCGTGAAATGGACCTTCAAGAAGGGGGCGGTGGTGCCGCTGCACCATCAGCCTCATGAGCAGCTCACCTGGATCACCCAAGGGCGCTGCGAAGTGTTTTCGCAGGGACGCAAGTTCGTGATGACGGCCGGAACCTTCATGCTGTTCCCGCCCAATGTGCCGCATGAGTTCCATTGCACCGAAGACACGGTGAACATCGATTTTTTCGCGCCGCGTCGGCAGGATTGGATCGATGGGGTGCAGCCGCCTTCAGCCCAGGCGTCGGCCCAGGCGGCGGCGCAGGCGCAGGCGGAGAAGCGTCCTTAA
- the gluQRS gene encoding tRNA glutamyl-Q(34) synthetase GluQRS, whose translation MGRFAPSPTGPLHDGSLVAALASWLDARAHGGRWLIRIEDVDGPRCPPGTDTVVLSQLAQVRLLPDEPPIWQSRRGAAYQAALDHLVGSGWAYPCACSRKDIAEAIAARGDERARHGELVYPGTCRHGLAGRPARAWRLRTTATLSDERDRRIDWTDRRLGPQSQDLTLDVGDFVLRRADGLWAYQLAVVVDDAWQQVTDVVRGEDLADNTPRQVHLLERLGLPCPRYLHTPLVLGDNGEKLSKQNGAQALDLSDPLAALQRAGASLGLPRLSADAIGDWLGQAVKAWPFRS comes from the coding sequence GTGGGCCGCTTTGCCCCATCGCCCACCGGTCCGCTGCATGACGGATCGCTGGTGGCGGCCCTGGCCAGTTGGCTGGATGCCCGGGCCCATGGCGGACGGTGGCTGATCCGAATCGAGGATGTCGACGGTCCACGCTGCCCGCCCGGCACGGATACGGTGGTGCTGTCCCAACTGGCCCAGGTGCGACTGCTGCCGGATGAGCCGCCCATCTGGCAATCCCGACGCGGCGCGGCCTACCAAGCGGCACTGGATCATCTGGTGGGCTCGGGCTGGGCCTATCCCTGCGCCTGTTCGCGCAAGGACATCGCCGAGGCGATCGCGGCGCGCGGCGACGAGCGGGCGCGCCATGGTGAGCTGGTCTATCCGGGCACCTGTCGGCATGGGTTGGCCGGCAGACCGGCCCGCGCCTGGCGTTTACGCACGACAGCCACGTTGTCGGATGAGCGGGATCGTCGGATCGACTGGACCGATCGCCGGCTGGGGCCTCAATCGCAAGACCTGACCCTGGACGTGGGGGACTTTGTGCTCCGGCGTGCGGACGGGCTGTGGGCGTATCAGTTGGCGGTGGTGGTGGATGACGCGTGGCAACAGGTGACGGATGTCGTGCGAGGTGAAGACTTGGCTGACAACACGCCGCGGCAGGTTCACCTACTGGAACGACTGGGTCTGCCGTGTCCTCGCTACCTTCACACGCCATTGGTGCTGGGCGACAACGGCGAGAAACTTTCCAAGCAGAACGGCGCACAGGCGCTGGATCTGAGCGATCCGCTCGCGGCCTTGCAGCGTGCCGGCGCTTCGCTTGGGCTCCCGCGCTTGTCCGCCGATGCCATCGGAGACTGGCTCGGTCAGGCGGTGAAGGCCTGGCCGTTTCGATCCTAG
- a CDS encoding LysR substrate-binding domain-containing protein, which translates to MSQQDKRRVLTPEALAMMDSIARSGSFAAAAREMGKVPSALTYSVRQLEDALDVLLFDRSSRQAVLTAAGHELLTEGRRLLQEMDAVANRVKRVATGWESELTIAVDDAIARRALFDLMESFYLPADDGKPPPTRLKLRTEVLSGTWEALLSGQADLAIGTSAQPPGSSVVCEVLGPMEMVFCVAPHHPLAGIEEILTSSQITQHRIVAVADTARNLAPITVGVVPGQEVLTVPSMATKLEALLRGLGCGFLPTSMVRRQVEAGRLVIKPTYQGKRISPMQYAWRNTGHPPAKALSWWLKQLQSETTRRALLEQHEGLLL; encoded by the coding sequence ATGTCACAACAAGACAAACGACGGGTGCTGACGCCCGAGGCGCTGGCCATGATGGACAGCATTGCCCGCAGCGGCAGCTTTGCGGCCGCAGCCCGGGAGATGGGGAAGGTGCCCTCGGCACTGACCTACAGCGTGCGCCAGCTGGAAGACGCGCTGGACGTGCTGCTGTTCGACCGCAGCTCCCGCCAGGCGGTGCTGACGGCGGCGGGCCATGAGCTGCTGACGGAAGGCCGCCGGCTGCTGCAGGAGATGGATGCGGTGGCCAACCGGGTGAAGCGGGTGGCCACCGGCTGGGAAAGCGAGCTGACGATCGCGGTGGACGACGCGATCGCGCGTCGGGCGCTGTTCGATCTGATGGAATCCTTCTATCTGCCCGCGGACGACGGCAAACCCCCGCCCACGCGCCTGAAGCTGCGCACCGAGGTGTTGTCCGGCACCTGGGAGGCGCTGCTGTCGGGCCAGGCGGACCTGGCGATCGGCACCAGTGCGCAGCCGCCGGGCAGCTCGGTGGTGTGCGAGGTGCTGGGCCCGATGGAGATGGTGTTCTGCGTGGCGCCGCACCATCCGCTGGCCGGGATCGAGGAGATCCTGACCTCGTCGCAGATCACCCAGCATCGCATCGTGGCCGTGGCCGATACGGCGCGGAATCTGGCGCCGATCACCGTGGGCGTGGTGCCGGGGCAGGAAGTGCTGACCGTGCCGTCGATGGCCACCAAGCTGGAAGCCCTGTTGCGCGGACTGGGCTGCGGCTTCCTGCCGACCTCGATGGTGCGGCGGCAGGTGGAAGCGGGCCGGCTGGTGATCAAGCCCACCTATCAGGGCAAGCGCATTTCACCGATGCAGTACGCATGGCGCAATACCGGCCATCCACCGGCCAAGGCGCTGTCCTGGTGGTTGAAGCAGCTGCAGAGCGAAACCACGCGGCGCGCCTTGCTGGAGCAGCATGAAGGGCTGCTGTTGTGA
- a CDS encoding FKBP-type peptidyl-prolyl cis-trans isomerase, whose product MVKTDSGLQFEDTVVGEGAVAEAGKRVTVHYTGWLFKDGQRGRKFDSSKDRRDPFRFHLGGGEVIKGWDEGVQGMKVGGTRFLVIPSELGYGAYGAGGVIPPHATLLFEVELVAV is encoded by the coding sequence CTGGTCAAGACCGACAGCGGTTTGCAGTTTGAAGACACCGTGGTCGGAGAAGGCGCCGTCGCCGAAGCCGGCAAGCGCGTGACCGTCCACTACACCGGGTGGCTCTTCAAGGACGGCCAACGTGGGCGGAAGTTCGACTCCTCCAAAGACCGCCGCGATCCCTTCCGCTTCCACCTCGGAGGCGGGGAAGTCATCAAGGGTTGGGATGAAGGCGTCCAAGGCATGAAGGTCGGAGGAACGCGGTTCCTCGTCATCCCCTCCGAACTCGGGTACGGCGCTTACGGCGCCGGGGGGGTGATTCCGCCGCATGCGACGTTGTTGTTTGAGGTGGAGTTGGTGGCGGTTTAA
- a CDS encoding propionate--CoA ligase, translated as MRYQDFHDRSLNDPDGFWTEQARLIDWEHPFDEVCDVSRPPFARWFVGGRTNLCHNAVDRHAAQRPDAPALIWVSTEVGQERTYSFAELLREVSAMAVILQQQGVKAGDRVLLYMPMIPEAAFAMLACARLGAIHSVVFGGFASHALANRIDDAQPLLIVSADAGSRGGKVVPYKPLLDEAIRLAAHKPARMVMVDRGLSAFERVPDRDLDYAPMRAAALDVPLDCVWMPSDAPSYTLYTSGTTGKPKGVQRDTGGYAVALAASMKHIFDGRPGETFFSTSDIGWVVGHSYIVYGPLIAGMATLMYEGLPTCPDAGIWWRLVEQYRVTGMFSAPTAVRVLKKQDPGFLTRYDLSSLRALFLAGEPLDEPTARWISEGIGKPIVDNYWQTETGWPILTLARGVAPAEPRLGSPGVPMYGYRVQLLDEQSGEVLTGANQKGLLVIEGPLPPGCLQTVWRDDDRFVRTYWSGTPGRQVYSTFDWAVRDEDGYYFILGRSDDVINVAGHRLGTREIEECIAGHPAVAEVAVVGVADALKGQVALAFAVLRDPARAATPALALALEGEILKKVDSELGAVARPSRVRLVTALPKTRSGKLLRRALQAVAEGREVGDLSTIDDPSALERIREELSAAR; from the coding sequence ATGCGCTATCAGGACTTCCACGATCGTTCCCTCAACGATCCCGACGGCTTCTGGACCGAGCAGGCCCGACTGATCGATTGGGAGCACCCGTTCGACGAGGTCTGCGATGTCAGCCGTCCCCCGTTCGCCCGCTGGTTCGTCGGGGGACGGACCAACCTCTGCCACAACGCGGTCGATCGCCATGCCGCGCAGCGGCCGGATGCACCGGCGCTGATCTGGGTGTCGACCGAAGTTGGCCAGGAGCGCACCTATTCGTTTGCCGAGCTGCTGCGCGAGGTCAGCGCCATGGCGGTGATCCTGCAGCAGCAGGGCGTGAAGGCCGGCGATCGGGTGCTGCTCTATATGCCGATGATTCCCGAGGCCGCTTTTGCGATGCTGGCCTGCGCGCGCTTGGGCGCGATCCATTCGGTGGTGTTTGGCGGCTTCGCCAGCCATGCGCTGGCCAACCGGATCGACGATGCACAGCCGCTGTTGATCGTCAGCGCCGATGCGGGCAGCCGCGGCGGCAAGGTGGTGCCCTACAAGCCCTTGCTGGACGAGGCGATCCGTCTGGCCGCCCACAAGCCGGCGCGCATGGTGATGGTGGATCGCGGCCTGAGCGCCTTCGAGCGCGTGCCCGATCGCGATCTGGACTACGCCCCGATGCGCGCGGCCGCCCTGGATGTGCCGCTGGACTGTGTCTGGATGCCGTCTGACGCGCCCAGCTACACGCTCTACACCAGCGGCACCACTGGCAAGCCCAAGGGCGTGCAGCGCGACACCGGCGGCTATGCGGTGGCGCTGGCGGCCAGCATGAAGCACATCTTCGATGGGCGTCCGGGCGAGACCTTCTTCTCCACCAGCGACATCGGCTGGGTGGTCGGGCACAGCTACATCGTGTATGGGCCGCTCATCGCGGGCATGGCCACGCTGATGTATGAGGGCCTGCCCACCTGTCCCGATGCCGGCATCTGGTGGCGACTGGTCGAGCAGTACCGGGTGACCGGCATGTTCAGCGCCCCGACCGCGGTGCGGGTGCTGAAGAAGCAGGATCCGGGCTTCCTCACCCGCTATGACCTGTCGTCGCTGCGGGCGCTGTTTTTGGCGGGCGAACCGCTGGACGAGCCGACGGCACGCTGGATCTCCGAAGGCATCGGCAAACCCATCGTCGACAACTACTGGCAGACCGAGACCGGCTGGCCAATCCTGACCCTGGCCCGTGGCGTGGCGCCGGCCGAGCCGCGGCTGGGGTCGCCGGGTGTGCCGATGTATGGCTATCGGGTGCAGTTGCTGGATGAGCAGTCGGGTGAGGTGCTCACCGGCGCGAATCAGAAAGGCCTGCTGGTCATCGAAGGTCCGCTGCCCCCAGGCTGCCTGCAGACGGTCTGGCGGGATGACGACCGCTTCGTGCGCACCTACTGGTCGGGCACGCCGGGCCGGCAGGTGTATTCGACCTTCGACTGGGCGGTGCGGGACGAGGACGGCTACTACTTCATCCTGGGCCGCAGCGACGACGTCATCAACGTGGCCGGCCATCGGCTCGGCACGCGCGAGATCGAGGAATGCATTGCCGGTCATCCCGCCGTGGCCGAGGTGGCGGTGGTGGGCGTGGCCGATGCGCTGAAGGGTCAGGTCGCGCTGGCCTTTGCGGTGCTGCGCGATCCGGCGCGTGCGGCCACGCCGGCGCTGGCCCTGGCGCTGGAGGGCGAGATCCTGAAGAAGGTCGACAGCGAGCTCGGTGCGGTCGCCCGGCCATCCCGGGTGCGGCTGGTGACGGCGCTGCCCAAGACCCGATCGGGCAAGCTGCTGAGGCGCGCGCTGCAGGCGGTGGCCGAAGGCCGCGAGGTCGGCGACCTCAGTACCATCGACGATCCCAGCGCGCTGGAGCGGATCAGGGAAGAGCTGTCGGCAGCCCGCTGA
- a CDS encoding pirin family protein: MRELIKSSDRGYADHGWLKSFHSFSFANYYNPQRMGFGPLRVINEDRIAGGTGFGTHGHRDMEIISYVLSGELAHQDSMGNGKPGGDHAGVIRPGDVQRMSAGTGVMHSEYNHSKDGQTHFLQIWVMPDRQGVAPGYEQKHFADEEKRGRLRLVASPDGADNSVSIHQDAKLYAGLFNGDERAELPLANGRLSYVHLVRGHLTVNGEALEAGDALQLAKEDGLVIEKGQDAEVLVFDLPA; this comes from the coding sequence ATGCGTGAACTGATCAAGTCCTCGGATCGTGGATATGCCGATCACGGCTGGCTCAAGAGCTTCCACAGTTTCTCGTTCGCCAACTACTACAACCCGCAGCGCATGGGCTTCGGACCGCTGCGCGTGATCAATGAGGACCGCATCGCCGGCGGCACCGGCTTCGGCACCCACGGTCACCGGGACATGGAAATCATCAGCTATGTCCTGAGCGGCGAACTGGCCCACCAGGACAGCATGGGCAACGGCAAGCCCGGCGGCGACCATGCCGGCGTGATCCGCCCCGGCGACGTGCAGCGCATGAGCGCGGGCACCGGCGTGATGCACAGCGAGTACAACCATTCGAAGGACGGCCAGACCCACTTCCTGCAGATCTGGGTAATGCCGGACCGCCAGGGCGTGGCGCCGGGCTATGAGCAGAAGCACTTCGCCGATGAGGAAAAGCGCGGCCGCCTGCGCCTGGTCGCCTCGCCGGACGGTGCGGACAACTCGGTGTCCATCCATCAGGATGCCAAGCTCTATGCCGGACTGTTCAATGGCGATGAACGGGCGGAACTGCCGTTGGCTAACGGACGGCTCAGCTATGTGCACCTGGTGCGCGGCCATCTGACCGTCAACGGTGAGGCACTCGAGGCCGGCGACGCCCTGCAACTGGCCAAGGAAGACGGGTTGGTGATCGAAAAGGGCCAGGACGCCGAAGTGCTGGTGTTCGACCTGCCGGCATGA
- a CDS encoding HAD family hydrolase, protein MRFYVSDMDGTLLDPQARLSPATRDGLVELLSEGLAFTVASARHVVSIARILDGLPITLPVVSSNGAYISDLRTGRHELVNAMAPALGQAVFALVRRHGLMPFIATHGPKGDQLFWQEVQNAGQQRFVTERQRNADPRLRQVDRLQDQLEDPLVTMLVVDRAEPLAALQAEIHALCGDQVTTHLAEDLYMPGWPWLNIHDRRASKDQAIATLAQRYQLHDRELVVFGDQVNDLTMLRAAHHAIAVANASDDVKQAAHRIIGPHHEDAVLHYIREDWRGLRPIVSGLPTALP, encoded by the coding sequence ATGCGCTTTTATGTCTCCGATATGGACGGCACCCTGCTCGATCCGCAGGCGCGTCTGTCCCCCGCCACCCGTGACGGCCTGGTCGAACTGCTGTCCGAAGGCCTGGCCTTCACCGTGGCCAGCGCCCGCCATGTGGTGTCGATCGCGCGCATCCTCGACGGCCTGCCGATCACGCTGCCGGTGGTGTCCTCCAATGGCGCCTACATCAGCGACCTGCGCACCGGCCGCCATGAACTCGTCAATGCGATGGCGCCCGCACTGGGCCAGGCGGTCTTTGCGCTGGTGCGGCGTCACGGCCTGATGCCCTTCATCGCCACGCACGGTCCCAAGGGCGACCAGCTCTTCTGGCAAGAGGTCCAGAACGCGGGCCAGCAGCGCTTCGTCACCGAGCGCCAACGCAATGCCGACCCCAGGCTGCGCCAGGTCGACCGGCTGCAGGATCAGCTGGAGGATCCGCTGGTGACGATGCTGGTGGTGGACCGTGCCGAGCCGCTGGCCGCGCTACAGGCCGAGATCCACGCGCTGTGCGGCGACCAGGTCACCACCCATCTGGCCGAAGACCTCTACATGCCGGGCTGGCCGTGGCTCAACATCCACGATCGTCGCGCAAGCAAGGACCAGGCGATTGCCACCCTGGCGCAGCGCTACCAGTTGCATGACCGCGAACTGGTGGTCTTCGGCGATCAGGTGAACGATCTGACCATGCTCCGCGCTGCCCACCATGCGATCGCGGTGGCCAATGCCAGCGACGACGTCAAGCAGGCCGCGCACCGCATCATCGGACCGCATCACGAGGATGCGGTGCTGCACTACATCCGCGAGGACTGGCGCGGCCTGCGCCCGATCGTCAGCGGGCTGCCGACAGCTCTTCCCTGA
- the mdtD gene encoding multidrug transporter subunit MdtD, which produces MSTEVPQDAAAGVIPPAALRPVLDPATRRYLPWVVALAFFMQTLDTTILNTALPGMARDLGENPLRMQSAVVAYLLTVALLIPASGWLADRFGTRSIFLWAIGLFSAGSLLCALAPSLQFLVMARVVQGVGGALLVPVGRLVVLRAFPKAEFLSVMTFITLPGLVGPLLGPTLGGVLTQYASWHWIFLLNLPVGLVGGWACRRYMPQLKGPAGARFDWGGYALFSFGLMLLSLALQGFGEHVVSAAICLLMLVAGVACMMSYWLHASRTETPLFSPVLFAVPTFRIGLMGNIFARLGSGATPFLTPLFLQVGLGFTPSEAGLSMIPAVLGAMFTKTLAIRLIRWAGYRRVLIVNTLLLGALIASFALIPRDVGHVWLAIHLGTFGMVNSMQFTAMNTLTLGDLDERTASSGNSLLAVVMQLSMSLGVATSSAFLLMFAQGVPRTDGEAMVPAFHATYLALGLMAAMAAFIFHQLRRDEGTSDEKSDSRLVE; this is translated from the coding sequence ATGTCGACCGAAGTGCCTCAGGACGCCGCCGCCGGCGTCATTCCGCCCGCCGCCTTGCGTCCGGTGCTCGACCCGGCCACCCGCCGCTACCTGCCCTGGGTGGTGGCGTTGGCCTTCTTCATGCAGACGCTGGACACGACGATTCTCAACACCGCACTGCCCGGCATGGCCCGGGACCTGGGGGAGAACCCGCTGCGCATGCAGTCGGCGGTGGTGGCCTATCTGCTCACGGTCGCGCTGCTGATCCCGGCGTCCGGCTGGCTGGCGGACCGCTTCGGCACCCGCAGCATCTTTTTGTGGGCGATCGGCCTGTTCAGCGCGGGCTCGCTGCTCTGCGCCCTGGCGCCCAGTCTCCAGTTCCTGGTGATGGCGCGGGTGGTGCAGGGCGTGGGCGGCGCGCTGTTGGTGCCGGTGGGGCGATTGGTGGTGCTACGTGCGTTTCCGAAGGCGGAGTTCCTCTCGGTGATGACCTTCATCACCTTGCCCGGGTTGGTCGGGCCCTTGCTCGGTCCGACGCTGGGCGGGGTGCTGACCCAATACGCCAGCTGGCACTGGATTTTCCTGCTGAACCTGCCGGTGGGCCTGGTGGGCGGCTGGGCCTGCCGGCGCTACATGCCGCAGCTCAAGGGCCCGGCCGGTGCGCGCTTCGACTGGGGCGGCTATGCGCTGTTCAGTTTCGGGTTGATGCTGCTGTCGCTCGCGCTGCAGGGCTTCGGCGAGCATGTGGTGAGCGCAGCGATCTGCCTGCTGATGCTGGTGGCAGGCGTGGCCTGCATGATGAGTTACTGGCTGCATGCCAGCCGCACCGAAACGCCGCTGTTCTCGCCGGTGCTGTTCGCGGTGCCGACCTTCCGCATCGGGCTGATGGGCAACATCTTTGCGCGGCTGGGCAGCGGCGCCACCCCGTTCCTGACGCCGCTGTTCCTGCAGGTGGGACTGGGGTTCACGCCCAGTGAGGCGGGGCTGTCGATGATTCCGGCGGTGTTGGGCGCGATGTTCACCAAGACGCTGGCGATCCGGCTGATCCGCTGGGCGGGTTATCGGCGGGTGCTCATCGTCAACACCTTGCTGCTGGGCGCGCTGATTGCGAGCTTTGCGCTGATTCCCCGGGATGTCGGCCATGTCTGGCTGGCGATTCATCTGGGCACCTTCGGCATGGTGAACAGCATGCAGTTCACCGCGATGAACACGCTCACGCTCGGCGACCTGGATGAACGCACCGCCAGCAGCGGCAACAGCCTGCTGGCGGTGGTGATGCAGTTGTCGATGAGCCTGGGGGTGGCCACTTCCAGCGCGTTCTTGCTGATGTTCGCGCAAGGCGTGCCGCGCACCGACGGCGAGGCGATGGTGCCCGCGTTCCACGCTACCTACCTGGCTCTGGGCTTGATGGCGGCGATGGCGGCCTTCATCTTCCATCAGCTTCGGCGCGACGAAGGGACCTCCGACGAGAAGAGCGACTCCCGGTTGGTGGAGTAA
- a CDS encoding DUF2788 domain-containing protein — protein sequence MFGYTEAEIAQFGLTFGVGAFMLYMVFIILQLARESKAGRFGTFVLLLGLGFGLVGFVAKGLIKYFLRGVGS from the coding sequence ATGTTCGGCTATACCGAAGCGGAAATCGCGCAGTTCGGCCTGACCTTCGGAGTCGGGGCGTTCATGCTCTACATGGTGTTCATCATTCTTCAGCTGGCGCGGGAGTCCAAGGCGGGCCGCTTCGGCACCTTCGTGCTGCTGCTGGGGCTGGGATTCGGGCTGGTGGGCTTTGTCGCCAAGGGCCTGATCAAGTATTTCCTCCGAGGAGTGGGCAGTTGA
- a CDS encoding NlpC/P60 family protein: MRNVSFLSPSSPRQTAVQRATAALGLTCALIGGNCWAQAASEQAAEPAKASQASEKSEKAEKAEKADGTHTADHAQSAKSSKSSKADKTDKADKATKKSSADSTKTQAARDKDAKSSKAGSAKVAKVDDKSEGKADKAEKADKKAESKSAEKSADNKTTDLKAAELKAGEKSSDKLADKTAEKSAEKASDRAQDKPSATQTAQTKSDAKPDAAPPAGTMMGAYGQSLMRATGTATAATSPAPQAAALPVAPAMATLAAATANSTSAAPTAPNGLPPTAMMGAAGVAAGDSVSRFLQQRGIVAQAQAQTQAENAGLLNQVRDKASDLVMSAMNFLGVPYRRGGNSVSNGFDCSGFTRHIFERSVGLVLPRRADEQAKLSSLVAISKDELKPGDLVFFNTMRATFSHVGIYVGEGKFIHSPRVGGAVRVEDMREAYWAKRFTGARRADLAAQATPGT; encoded by the coding sequence ATGAGAAACGTCTCCTTCCTCTCCCCCTCCTCCCCACGCCAGACAGCTGTCCAGCGCGCCACGGCCGCACTGGGGTTGACATGTGCCCTGATCGGCGGCAACTGCTGGGCGCAAGCGGCGAGCGAGCAGGCGGCCGAGCCGGCCAAGGCATCGCAGGCCTCGGAGAAATCCGAGAAGGCCGAGAAGGCCGAGAAGGCAGACGGCACCCACACGGCAGACCACGCGCAGAGCGCCAAGTCCTCGAAGTCGAGCAAGGCCGACAAGACGGATAAGGCGGATAAGGCGACCAAGAAGTCCTCCGCCGACTCGACCAAAACGCAGGCCGCTCGCGACAAGGACGCCAAGTCCAGCAAGGCGGGGTCGGCCAAAGTGGCGAAGGTCGACGACAAGTCGGAAGGCAAGGCCGACAAGGCTGAGAAGGCCGACAAAAAAGCAGAGTCCAAGTCCGCAGAGAAGTCGGCGGACAACAAGACAACCGATCTGAAGGCTGCCGAGCTCAAGGCCGGCGAGAAGTCTTCGGACAAGTTGGCTGACAAGACCGCTGAGAAGTCTGCGGAGAAGGCGTCGGACCGCGCACAAGACAAGCCCTCGGCGACGCAGACCGCACAAACCAAGAGCGACGCCAAGCCTGACGCCGCTCCGCCGGCCGGCACCATGATGGGCGCCTACGGCCAAAGCCTGATGCGCGCCACCGGCACGGCCACCGCTGCGACCAGCCCTGCGCCGCAAGCGGCGGCCCTGCCCGTCGCCCCGGCGATGGCCACCCTCGCCGCGGCCACGGCGAACAGCACGAGCGCCGCGCCCACAGCCCCCAACGGCCTGCCGCCCACCGCGATGATGGGTGCGGCGGGTGTGGCCGCCGGGGACTCGGTCTCCCGCTTCCTGCAGCAGCGCGGCATCGTCGCGCAAGCGCAGGCGCAAACCCAGGCGGAGAACGCCGGGCTGCTGAACCAAGTGCGTGACAAGGCTTCGGACCTGGTCATGTCCGCGATGAACTTCCTGGGCGTGCCCTACCGTCGCGGTGGCAATTCGGTGTCGAATGGATTCGACTGCAGCGGCTTCACGCGTCACATCTTCGAGCGAAGCGTCGGCCTGGTGCTGCCCCGTCGCGCGGATGAGCAGGCCAAGCTGTCCAGCCTGGTGGCCATCAGCAAGGACGAGCTCAAGCCGGGCGATCTGGTGTTCTTCAACACCATGCGCGCGACCTTCTCCCATGTCGGCATCTATGTCGGCGAGGGCAAGTTCATCCACTCGCCACGCGTCGGCGGTGCGGTGCGGGTGGAAGACATGCGCGAGGCCTACTGGGCCAAGCGCTTCACTGGCGCTCGCCGCGCCGACTTGGCGGCCCAGGCCACACCTGGCACCTGA
- a CDS encoding DUF2189 domain-containing protein, protein MPTTPPPERPRPAPEPRASRFGLPTEDALRESRSFGVRAIPMLRPISWLARGWGDLWRCPVPSLLQGLLLALAGALIVAVAHDHFWLLAGAFSGFLLVAPILAGGFYACSRALEQHRPATVATALRAWQPTRGRLVAFGLLLAVSGGGWMLCSAALITGFAAGPIDTPEDFLRHVVLAERGWLFETWLALGALLAAPVFASSVVAVPLLMDRPVSLLAAVFTSWRVVMTHPAPLAMWALLILVMTLIGMATAMLGLIVVLPWLGHASWHAYRDLVRPVASER, encoded by the coding sequence ATGCCCACCACTCCTCCGCCTGAACGTCCCCGCCCCGCGCCGGAGCCCCGCGCCTCACGCTTCGGCCTGCCCACCGAGGACGCGCTGCGCGAGTCCCGCAGCTTCGGCGTGCGCGCCATTCCGATGCTCCGGCCGATCAGCTGGCTGGCTCGCGGCTGGGGCGACCTGTGGCGCTGCCCCGTCCCCTCGCTGTTGCAAGGCCTGCTGCTGGCGCTGGCCGGTGCGCTGATCGTGGCGGTCGCCCATGATCATTTCTGGCTGCTGGCGGGCGCCTTCAGTGGCTTCCTGCTGGTGGCGCCCATCCTCGCTGGCGGCTTCTACGCCTGCAGCCGGGCGCTTGAGCAGCATCGGCCCGCGACGGTGGCCACCGCCCTGCGGGCTTGGCAGCCCACACGGGGACGTCTGGTCGCCTTCGGCCTGCTGCTGGCCGTGTCCGGCGGTGGCTGGATGCTGTGCTCGGCGGCCTTGATTACCGGTTTTGCTGCGGGCCCGATCGACACGCCTGAAGACTTCCTGCGCCATGTCGTGCTGGCCGAGCGCGGCTGGCTGTTCGAGACCTGGCTGGCCCTGGGCGCGCTGCTGGCGGCCCCGGTGTTCGCCTCGTCGGTGGTGGCCGTGCCCTTGTTGATGGACCGCCCGGTCAGCCTGCTGGCGGCGGTCTTCACCAGTTGGCGGGTGGTGATGACCCATCCCGCCCCGCTCGCGATGTGGGCGCTGCTGATCCTGGTGATGACACTGATCGGCATGGCCACCGCCATGCTGGGCCTGATCGTGGTGCTGCCGTGGCTGGGACATGCCAGTTGGCATGCCTACCGCGATCTGGTGCGGCCCGTGGCCTCGGAGCGCTGA